Below is a genomic region from Rhizobium sp. 9140.
GCGGCTTCATGACGGCAACGAACTGGTCGATCTTCGACGACTTGCCGGTGATCTCCAGAATGAAATGCTCCACCGTCGCATCCACCACCTTCGCCTGAAACGCATCGGCGAGCCGCAACGTTTCCGCCCGGTTTTCACCCGTTCCCTTGACCTTGACCAGCGCAACCTCCCGCTCGATCGGCCGGTCATGCCCAAGCGAGCCGGCACGCACCGTCAGATCCACGACGCGATGAACCGGCACCAGCCGCTCAAGCTGCGACTTGATCTGCTCCAGCACATGCGGCGTGCCGCGTGTGACGATCGTGATGCGCGACAGGTGCGCCTCATGTTCGGTCTCCGACACGGTGAGGCTTTCGATATTGTAGCCGCGCCCGGAAAACAGCCCGATCACCCGCGCCAGAACACCCGGCTCGTTGGCCACCAGAACGGACAGCGTATGCTTCTCCGCGATCTCGGTTTCCTTGGCGATGAAATAGGCTGAGCCGGTCGGCTGCAGATGGGCGTTCATGGTCTGGTTCCGTTTCCTCTAGAGTGTATCTGCCAGTTCGACGCTGGCATCGGGTATAAGCTTCTTTGCAAGGCGCACGAGATCGCGGTCGAAGGTGACGAAGGGCATGGTTTCATCCGTCAGGCAGAGATGCACCGCATCAGCGAAATCCATGCCATAGGAGTGAAGATCGAGAACTCTCGCCAGCGCGTCTGGACGCTCGATTTGGACCACCTCTTCGATCAGCATGGATCTGAATACGTCGTTGATCCGCAGTGAATCTATCTTGAAGACTTTTCGCAGCACCCACTCTGCTTCCAATAACACTGTCCACAGGACAGAAAACCGAGAGGTCTTGAAAAGGCGCTCAACGATCTCGTTCTGCTCGGTGTCATCAAGGACCAGCAGCCGGACAAGAACATTGGTATCAATCGACAGCGTTTTCATCGACGTCTTTGCCCCACCGTCGCTGAACCCCGTCCCACCGCCGTTTTGCCTCATCAAGAATGGCTTTATCAATCATTTCGTCGGTAATCGGCGGACCTTCGTACCTGATCCGCTTTGCCAAAAGGGCCTCCATGGCCATTTTCCGCTTGTTCATCGTTTCCGGCGAAACCGCAGGCACAGGCTCCACGATCAACCTGCCCGAACTCTCCGTGATCTCCACTTCGGATCCCGGAAAGAGCCCCACAGCGTCGCGGAGTGCCCGCGGTAGTTCCACCATTCCGGTCTCCGACATCCTTGCTCTCGCCATAGCCTCACCTCTCCGAAACGGGACGCGCCCAATCTACCGCGTCCCGCCCATCCAATCAAACGAGCTGGCGGCCCTTGGCGTCGATCGCTGTCGCAACCGCTTCGTCCGTGGCTTCGTCCGGCAGCAGCATTTCGTTATGTGCCTTACCCGAAGGGATCATCGGGAAGCAGTTGGCAAGATTTGCGACACGGCAGTCGAAGATGACGGGCGCGGGGCTGTCGATCATGCGCAGGATCGCATCGTCCAGTTCACCCGGCTTTTCGCAGCGAATGCCGACGCCACCATAGGCTTCCGCCAGCTTGACGAAGTCCGGCATGGCCTCCGTGTAGGAATTCGAGAGCCGATTGCCGTGCAGCAGCTGCTGCCACTGGCGCACCATGCCCATATACTGGTTGTTGAGGATGAAGATCTTGACCGGCAGCCCATACTGGACCGCGCAGGACATTTCCTGAATGCACATCTGGATCGACGCATCGCCCGCGATATCGATGACGAGGCTGTCGGGATGCGCGACCTGAACGCCGATGGCGGCCGGGAAACCATAACCCATCGTACCGAGGCCGCCCGACGTCATCCAGCGGTTCGGCGCTTCGAAGCCATAGAACTGTGCCGCCCACATCTGGTGCTGGCCGACTTCGGTGGTGATGTAGGTGTCGCGATCCTTCGTCAGCGCATGCAGACGCTGAATAGCGTATTGCGGCATGATGACGTCGTCGCTCGGCTTGTAGGACAGCGACTTGCGGCCGCGCCAGCGCGCGATGTCGCCCCACCAGTCCTTGAGCCGCGCTTTGTCGACATCAGCCGACCCGGCATGCCACAGGCGAACCATCTCCTCCAGAACCCGGCCGACATCGCCGGCGATCGGAACATCGACGCGAACGATCTTGTTGATCGAGGACGGATCGATA
It encodes:
- the ilvN gene encoding acetolactate synthase small subunit, which translates into the protein MNAHLQPTGSAYFIAKETEIAEKHTLSVLVANEPGVLARVIGLFSGRGYNIESLTVSETEHEAHLSRITIVTRGTPHVLEQIKSQLERLVPVHRVVDLTVRAGSLGHDRPIEREVALVKVKGTGENRAETLRLADAFQAKVVDATVEHFILEITGKSSKIDQFVAVMKPLGLLEVCRTGIAAMNRGAQGM
- a CDS encoding AbrB/MazE/SpoVT family DNA-binding domain-containing protein — encoded protein: MVELPRALRDAVGLFPGSEVEITESSGRLIVEPVPAVSPETMNKRKMAMEALLAKRIRYEGPPITDEMIDKAILDEAKRRWDGVQRRWGKDVDENAVD
- a CDS encoding type II toxin-antitoxin system VapC family toxin, producing MKTLSIDTNVLVRLLVLDDTEQNEIVERLFKTSRFSVLWTVLLEAEWVLRKVFKIDSLRINDVFRSMLIEEVVQIERPDALARVLDLHSYGMDFADAVHLCLTDETMPFVTFDRDLVRLAKKLIPDASVELADTL